The Nicotiana tomentosiformis chromosome 9, ASM39032v3, whole genome shotgun sequence genome contains the following window.
AGCTCTAGATAAGTCTTAACTTCTCTTAGcttagaaaataataataataataatttgcgCATGAGACTACATCATGcaaagaataaattgagaaacGTCCAACTCAATCTCTTTTACCAAAATCATCAGCCATTATAGATTTTTTACATAGAGATAAATACATGAAATTTTCCTTTGAAAAAGGGTTCATGCAATGaagtaaatataattaattacCTCTGGCAAGATTGACATCCCTCTGTGCGGCAATAGTTGATAAACCCAATCATTAAGAATAAATAGAATATGATATTTgacacttttttttatttttcagataTACTGCTAAGCCTTTAGTGTTTAGATTTTAACTTGGACACCCCATTGCTTAGTATTTGTTCTAAATCAAAACCTGAATAAATTATCGAACAAATCACAAAATTACAAGATGAAAGTGAGGGAAACAGTCTTGCAATTGCACGTTGTAGggcaaaaaaaatatttatggtcTAAATGTCTAGCCATTCTGCTAGAGTTTTCTATGGGTCCGTTTGACGATCTAGCTCAAGAGTCCAGAAGAGCTAGTTGTACATATTTTACATATggttaaatataattttttcttttGACCAAAAACCAATACTTGGTAAAAGTTTAATGATGAAGAATATGGAATAATGACTTCTTTTATAGGAGTATTTGGCtttattatatattatacaaataagaaaagacTTTAACTAATAAAATCATGTATACCTCAACtatagaaaaaaagaaaagaagtagCCGACATTATTTGTAGTTTTATTTTTTATGCTTTAATTCAGTAATCGACTTTATTTGTTGTTGCTTACgatttatataaataaaataattaaattatgagCATAACACAGAAACTCCTAAAACCTAGAGCAACAAATCTCAATGACGGTAGAATGAAATTAATTTTTCAGATTTCGTTTAAAGAATTTCCGCGGGTCCTTCTTTCATAATAATTGTTAAGTTAtaagtttaaattaaaaataatttatataaggtcaaatttgaatttatttaataaaaataatttaatgactattcctaaatagtagaaaattaattaaataaatattcctaaatagtagaaaattaattaaatgactattcctaaatattagaaaataatcaaatgactattttatccagtgtgaactctatttttaaatgGTAAAAcagacgaacgatatttcgctaaaaCCTTCTtgattttaatatagtactagtttttTGTATACGTGCGTTGCACGCGTGCCTCGTGcttattaataaaaaatttatataaCAGGCAtaaattgtaatgacccaaccaatcatttttacttttagaactccgttcccctaaataaaacttctctaatatatttttattaatttatgacttgcggggatggttggttcaaaatttggaagtgatcgggttgaaatcgaaacaattggtttcttagtttggctttaaaaggtcaagtttgacttcgttcaatattttaagaaaacgatcctggaatcaggatttgacggttccaataggttcgtatgatgatttcggacttgggcgtatgttcgaatcgggttttggataacccatgagcgttttagcgcttaatagtgaaaaataactatttgaaggtttaaagttctttaaatttggtttggagtaggttttggaatAATCGAGGTctctttgaaatttctagtttgggaatagctccgtataatgatttaagacttgcacgaaaaaattggtgtcattccgagtagtataagtatatttcggtgaGTTCGGAGTATGTTTGAACAATTTGAAatttttaagttgaatcaatttggtttggggtatgattcttagatttgatgttgttttacacgttccaagatctcgagcgagtccgttttgtgatttcaaacttgttggtatattcgggcgggccCCCGAGGTCCCCGAGTGTTAAACGGACGAGGCTCAaaccaattttggaattttgaagaagagctgaagccttctgcttctggtacgttcgcacctgcgcttggacagccgcaggtgcgaccctcgcagatgcgagttttgtgcgcagaagcggaaaagggaaggaGAGGCCATCgccgcagatgcagaattttGGCGCAcatgcgaacgcgcaggtgcgaagcagtGTGCGCAGATGCGAGCTTGGCCCAGGCTAGtgagactcgcacctgcgaggaatttccgcaggtgcgaagccgcaggtgcggtcaatcccttcgcaggtgcgaaaaacctgcttggacagaaccttaaaaacggacgaagctcagtctatttttgtcctttttttcttccatgtttgggcgatttcggagctttttgagagggaattttaactaacaacttggaggtaagttaattctacacatcttgagttaaatacatagattatgggtagattataaccggtaaatcttagaaatcaagggtttagatgaaaaacctagattcttataaaaatgagattttaaccacgaaaatggttccgaaatttgatagaaattatatatttgagttcttgagattatgggcaacgttttcatccgaaaattttcggaatctgggcatgtgggcccggggtgaattttagaaattttaccgttttggatagggtaatttatttaatagatgaatttcgaattattgaacatgtattaattattttatataacttttggatagtttcgaatttttcggcaccaaattgaggttTTTACGCGATATTTTGACTGAAAagcggactttgagacaaggtaagtctcttgtctaatcttgtgtgagggaatttaccccatatgtgattaaattaataattgttactgattgtggaggctacgtacgcatgaggtgacgagagtccgtacgtagctactatttatgctaaagtctgggtagttttaggactcaaatcatgaattacgtgtgtaaattatattctttatttaattaaattatgtgaaatatattgtgaattgttagggaaagttagtaaaagatggaaatctcatatacttaattttctatttaaattaattaattattaaaaaaaattgttcatcctctctaattaatctcataataaatatactctccttccggaggtacataagaaaatgtcctcctttcttgtggagcgggccgaacgcctcggcagtatagatgcatctatggatcgcgccgcacgtccctcgacagtgtacacgacactctagatcaggccgtacgatatcggcagaaatcgtgcataataataataataattacacgataccttgatattttaaattgcagtttgtgaatttaattaatagattggaaattgttgcatttgaaggaatttaattatttctgctggttcaataaaattattgttaactctgtgaatcatgttgatttagatattctatttttatttcaattattattattgacccttagtgagtgtcaaagtcggacatctcgtctctacctcttcgagattaggcttgatacttactgggtacacgttgtttacgtactcatgctacacttgctgtacattttgtgcaggacctgagacaggtgctatcgtTGGACCTATCGGTGCGCACCCGCGTTATCcataggcttagtggtgagctgccttttgaGCCGTTaagcagcaactagtgcctcttctggaaattttattctgtctatttcagtTCAGACAGTCTTTATAAttgttttgtataatctactagatgctcatacacttgtgacactaggtcttggcacacacactagtagaatgtttggatttaaatttcgttcttggttattttaatttactaaattTTTTCATATTGTCTAAATTCTTACAAGTAAGAAGattttaattactcggttaatttttaaagaattgaatatgggtttCAATTActagttgggtcgtgacataaattattaaaaacagcaattgacgctaaaataaatacaatattctTTTTAAATGCTAAAAATTAATGTTATTATATTAACATAGTAATTGCATTCAATTCAATGTATTCTAAAGATACAAAGACGATAAAagagtttttaaaaaaaagtattctCATAATATTTATCATAATTGAAGAGAAATCCAGTGAGTGTTAAAGGTCTACATCACCAAAAAAATATCTAACGGCAATATAAAGGATATATGGAGTTGTCACTAATTGTAACAAATGCAAAAGGAGAGAAAAAAATTaatgacaactcaaataaattaTCTTCTATTATTTCATCCTTATTACTTCAAGTTTGTATTATTTTAATTTGACTCTTAATACTATAttataattgattttattttattttctgatTGCTTTAACCACCAATGCTTTTTTTGTTGAAACAAATTTATGTATCCTAAGATTTTTTcaacttgattttttttttactaatatGATGAATTTAGAAAGAAATTGGATAGGATTAtttagttaattagttaattcaaaaacttaattatttattctcaacactaaagaaaataatttatttttttaattcaaattcttTGTATTAGTTCATctcaatttttaaatatttaactgtaattataattttattcaaGTTTTGTTTTAAGGGATAAAAATATCGATCTGTATTTTACTTTTGGATATTTATATTTGCAGAACCATTAGTGCTACCAAATACTTTtctagcccccccccccccccccctctcgccctctctctctctcttgtcctctctctatatatatcttttatatttttttgtatattaatttagtcatttgttttaattattgAGTGTAGTTTTTAAAGATATTATACATAGAAAATTACTAAATAGAAAAGTATTATTTTGAGAGAAAATGGTTCAAATATAATATGAACTATTATAGTTCACATATAATAACATAAAAGAAATTATAATTATGTTACATTATTCCAGTAATAAATAATTTATGtaagataattaaaaaaaattaattggtTTTAAAGTCCAATATAAAGatttaacaaaaaaatattaggtgCAAGAAAGGGATAACTTTTAAAGTATTAACCATTatattttacatataaatttgtACCTTTTATTCATGATAAAATTTTCTTAGTATATATATTTCAAAATGTCGTAGTTGATATTTTTAAAACTTATACAAGAACTAAATGTGGGAAAATTATATTACTTATTTAAAGTCCTAAAGACCTTTTAAATATTAGGCATAAAAGTAGCATGATCTATTAATTACTTTAATTTTGTTAAAACACACGTTACTTTACTCTATTTTTCATAGAATCTACATCCACTAAAAGTAATatgaaaattattaaaattttgttATATATGGACTTTAAACAAGGAAAGAATTTATGTATGGAAAAATACCAATTAGTTTTAAAATCCTAAAAATTTGGACTTTTTACTTACTCAAATAAGGAAACATTTAGTAATCAAAATTTTAGTCAATtgtaaagttctaaatattagggaACTAATTAAATGACTGTTTTATCCAatatgaaatctatttttaaagggtaaaaaagacgaacgacatttcgctaagggcttggtgcttttaatatatatatatatatatatatatatatatatatatatatatatatatatatatatatatatatatatataaaatagatagGTTAGGGATTATTATCCATGTCAAGATGGTAGCTGATATTCTGAAGATGCATCCTAAGAAACATGTAAGTTGTAAAAGGTTTTGCATGGGGCAATAATTTAGGACATCGAAAATAAATGGTTGTATTTGCAAAAGTATCGGTCATCCCTACATTTCATGATAAAATTTCACTTCTATTGTACACCTTAAATGTAGAACCACTAATCTATATTAGCACTAAAACAACTCCATTAACAACCTCGTTTAATGACCACTTTTTTCTCTCTAAAAGTTACTTTCTTTTGAGTTAGTCAAGCACGTATTGAACACGGATTAAGACTCTCCCGCTCTTTTGACATCCATATTATTAgcccaagaaaaaaaaaatcaagaaatgtAGCTTAAGGAAGGATGGCCTCTTGGAACAAAAATgtcccttcttcttcttcttcttcttctaactATTTTCCAATCTTAGGCATCCTTTCCCTCCTCCTCTTACatcctaccaccaccaccacctcctcctcctctttaGCTAACGCCATTCGCGTCGTTGCCATCCAAAAACCTACCTCCGATGACATTCCTTCCTTCCGAGAGGCGCCTGCCTTTCGCAATGGCAATGCATGCAGCTCACGTGACATAGACAAAATCCAAATAGTAATGCCTGTTGATGCCAATTACATTAGGGGCACTATGGCTGCAGTATTGTCTATTTTGCAACATTCAACATGCCCAGAAAACACTTCCTTTCATTTCCTTTCCATTCATCTTGAGCCTGAGATCATTTCCCTTATCAACTCCACTTTCCCTTACCTAAGCTACAAAATCTACCACTTTCATCCTAATCGTGTTAGGGGGAAGATATCCAAGTCAATTAGACAAGCCTTGGATCAACCTCTAAATTATGCAAGAATTTACCTCTCAGATATTCTCCCTGAGGACGTGCACCGTGTCATCTACCTAGACTCAGATATCATTGTTGTGGATGATATTGCCAAGTTATGGGGAGTGGATTTAGGAGACAAAGTCTTGGCAGCGCCTGAATATTGCCATGCAAACTTTACAAACTATTTTACATACACATTTTGGTCAGACGTGAATTTGGCGAAAACATTTGAGGGAAGACAGACATGTTACTTCAACACAGGTGTAATGGTGATGAATCTTGATGAATGGAGAAAAGGAGGGTACACACAAAAGGTTGAAGAATGGATGTTAATACAAAAGCAAAGAAGAATTTACCATTTGGGATCTTTGCCTCCAATTTTGCTTGTGTTTGCAGGAAACATTAAGGCAGTTGATCATAGATGGAACCAACATGGATTAGGTGGTGACAATTTTGAAGGCAAATGTAGGGGACTTCACCCTGGACCCATAAGCCTACTGCATTGGAGTGGCAAGGGTAAGCCATGGTTGAGACTGGATGCTCGAAAGCCCTGTACCATCGATTACTTGTGGGCCCCGTACGATCTGTATCGTTCAACCAGAGTTGCATTAgaagagtgagagagagagagagaactgaATAGAACTCAAGATAGATTGATAGAAAGAGAACTTGCTGCATTTGAAAATGAAATGGTGCAAGAAGTACCAACATAGCTGCAATATAATTGCACCTCTAAGACATTGTCAGGGAAGAATGATTAAGATTACAGCTAATAGTCCTAAGGCTTGAAATGTAGAATCCTTAGGCCTTGTAAATCTAAAGAATGAAGCTAAAAGAGTCCACAGGTATATTAGACATCGATAGCTAAGAAAAGGAATTCACGAAAGTGAATGAACTTAATTGTTCTCCCCTTATTAGGCTTTGTACATTCgttgttcttgattgtaaagGTAAACTGTTAATTTTTGAATGTTTCCTTCATGAATCCTTAACGCTAACAACAGAATATATTAGGCTTACAAAGATTTATCTTACAACACAGAGAACCCTTTCAGTCAAGGGATCCAATTCTTAGAATTCCATTGTCCCCACGAATAAAAAGCAATTCactaaggggttgtttggttCGGAAGATTATAATCCTGGGATTATTATGCCACATCCAATGTAGGATAAAGAATACCAAGAATATGGTATAAAATATAAACCACTATGAGCT
Protein-coding sequences here:
- the LOC104089201 gene encoding probable galacturonosyltransferase-like 4, whose product is MASWNKNVPSSSSSSSNYFPILGILSLLLLHPTTTTTSSSSLANAIRVVAIQKPTSDDIPSFREAPAFRNGNACSSRDIDKIQIVMPVDANYIRGTMAAVLSILQHSTCPENTSFHFLSIHLEPEIISLINSTFPYLSYKIYHFHPNRVRGKISKSIRQALDQPLNYARIYLSDILPEDVHRVIYLDSDIIVVDDIAKLWGVDLGDKVLAAPEYCHANFTNYFTYTFWSDVNLAKTFEGRQTCYFNTGVMVMNLDEWRKGGYTQKVEEWMLIQKQRRIYHLGSLPPILLVFAGNIKAVDHRWNQHGLGGDNFEGKCRGLHPGPISLLHWSGKGKPWLRLDARKPCTIDYLWAPYDLYRSTRVALEE